In Indicator indicator isolate 239-I01 chromosome 20, UM_Iind_1.1, whole genome shotgun sequence, a genomic segment contains:
- the LOC128973603 gene encoding D-threo-3-hydroxyaspartate dehydratase-like — MGAPQPAVTSVLSRGWLQVPTVSRGAGTSKATRASRAELGAAAGPGRGMAGQMDSDASKWLGAPLEQLPTPALTLDQAKVRRNAERMRERCRALGLRLRPHVKTHKTLEGAELATGGGHGGIVVSTLAEARFFAAGGFQDILYAYPLPVGRMQDCLSLAQQLQNFQVLLDTPEGLAVLRRHPLPAGKRWHVWLKLDCGNGRAGVRPTDPKAMSLALAIAQEAPQEVALVGVYAHCGNTYGCQDVPAVEGIARATTMAVTDFVTELRAAGVSCPQASIGSTPSCSHPVPEMSLLTEVHPGNYLLYDLQQSQLGSCQLEDIAIRVLTRVIGHYPHRNQLLVDCGWTGLSLHGRDQAPFGCAAIEGHPELRLVGLTQEHGQVEAIDGQLDFESFPLGSILALIPFHACATTAMHPVYYIHAKGKVVELWHPVRGW; from the exons ATGGGGGCCCCTCAACCAGCAGTGACCTCTGTCCTCAGCCGAGgctggctgcaagtgcccacAGTGTCACGTGGAGCTGGCACCAGCAAGGCCaccagagccagcagagccgagctgggagcagctgcagggccgGGCAGAGGGAtggctggacagatggacag TGATGCCAGTAAGTGGCTGGGAGCCCCACTGGAGCAGTTGCCCACCCCGGCGCTGACGCTGGACCAGGCGAAGGTTCGGCGCAACGCGGAGCGGATGCGGGAGCGGTGCCGAGCCCTGGGGCTGCGCCTGCGCCCCCACGTCAAGACACACAAGACGCT GGAAGGGGCGGAGCTGGCGACGGGCGGCGGGCACGGTGGCATCGTGGTGTCCACGCTGGCCGAGGCTCGGTTCTTCGCGGCGGGAGGCTTCCAGGACATCCTCTACGCCTACCCGCTGCCGGTGGGGAGGATGCAGGACTGCCTCAGCTTGGCCCAGCAACTCCAGAACTTCCAGGTCCTCCTGGACACCCCCGAGGGCTTGGCTGTCCTTCGCCGGCACCCTCTGCCCGCCGGCAAGCGCTGGCACGTCTGGCTCAAGCTTGACTGTGGCAATGGAAGGG CTGGCGTGAGACCCACAGACCCCAAAGCCATGTCCCTTGCCCTGGCCATCGCCCAGGAGGCACCGCAGGAGGTGGCACTGGTGGGAGTCTACGCTCACTGCGGGAACACCTACGGCTGCCAGGATGTGCCAGCGGTGGAAGGCATCGCCCGGGCCACCACCATGGCTGTGACTGACTTTGTCACTGA GCTGCGTGCAGCGGGGGTGTCATGTCCCCAGGCCAGCATTGGATCcactccctcctgcagccacccGGTGccagagatgtccctgctcaccgaGGTCCACCCTGGCAACTACCTCCTCTATG acctccagcagagccagctgggTTCCTGCCAGCTGGAGGACATAGCCATCCGTGTCCTGACCAGGGTCATCGGGCACTACCCCCACCGCAACCAGCTGCTGGTGGACTGTGGCTGGACTGGCCTCAGCCTCCACGGCCGTGACCAAGCTCCTTTTGGCTGCGCTGCCATCGAGGGACACCCTGAGCTCAG GTTGGTGGGGTTGACCCAGGAGCACGGGCAGGTGGAAGCCATCGATGGACAGTTGGATTTTGAGAGCTTCCCACTGGGCAGCATCTTGGCTCTCATCCCCTTCCAT GCTTGTGCCACCACTGCCATGCACCCTGTCTACTACATCCATGCCAaggggaaggtggtggagctcTGGCACCCAGTCCGGGGCTGGTAG